Within Acinetobacter sp. LoGeW2-3, the genomic segment GTTATGATGATTGTCGCTTTATTTTCACACAATGAAATCAACAGTTTAGTTAGCCTTTTTACTTGGCTGAAAAAACTGGCAATAAAGCACGATCTGGATTACTCAAGCACATTTAAGTGCATTAATTTCAATAGGTTAAGCTCATGCTTTTAATGATCGACAACTATGACTCCTTTACTTATAACATCGTCCAGTACTTTGGCGAGCTGAATCAAGAAGTAAAAGTAGTCCGTAATGATGCCGTGACTTTGGAAGATATTGAGCGATGGCAACCAAAGTATTTGGTCATTGGTCCTGGTCCATGTTCCCCAAGTGAAGCGGGTATTTCCATTCCTGCAATCCAGCACTTTTCTGGCAAGATTCCGCTATTAGGCGTATGTCTGGGCCATCAAAGTATTGGTCAGGCATTTGGTGGCGACATTGTGCGTGCCAAACGTGTCATGCACGGCCGTTTATCTGACATGTACCACAGTGACAAAGGGATTTTCAGTAACCTGCCTTCACCATTTTCGGCAACACGCTATCACTCCCTGGTGATTGATCAGGCGACTTTGCCAGAATGTCTGGAAGTGACCTGCTGGACCAATGAAGCAGACGGCTCGATGGAAGAAATTATGGGCGTTAAACATAAGACATTGCCGGTTGAAGGCGTGCAGTTCCACCCGGAATCGATCCTCAGCCAGCATGGCCATCAAATCTTTAAAAACTTTCTTGAAATTTATGCCTGAACAGGTGCAAAACAGTTATGAACATTCAGCAAGCTCTAAATAATATTACTAAAAATATTGAACTCACCCAGCCACAGATGGAAACCGTGATGCGCACCATCATGAATGGTGAAGCGACTGATGCACAAATTGGTGCATTGATGATGGGTCTGCGTCTCAAAGGTGAAAGTATTGATGAAATCACGGCAGCTGCCCGTGTTATGCGTGAATTCGCCATTAAAATTGATGTCAGCGATGTACCTTATTTAGTAGATATTGTAGGTACAGGTGGTGACGGTCAAAACCTGTTTAATGTGTCTACCGCCTCTGCATTTGTGATTTCAGCTGCTGGCGCAAGCATTGCCAAACATGGCAACCGCGGCGTGTCATCCAACTCAGGTTCATCCGATGTACTAGAACAGGCAGGTATTCGTTTAGACCTGAATATGCAGCAAACTGAACGTTGCATCCGTGAAATGGGTGTCGGTTTTTTATTCGCACCAAATCATCATAAAGCCATGAAATATGCAGCTGGCCCACGCCGTGAATTGGGTTTCCGTAGCATTTTTAACTTGCTCGGTCCGCTGACCAATCCAGCTGGCGTAAAACGCTATGTGATTGGTGTATTCTCAACTGAACTATGCCGTCCAATGGCTGAAGTATTGAAACAACTTGGTGCAGAACATGTGATGGTGGTGCACTCTAAAGACGGTTTAGATGAAATCAGTTTGGCATCCTCTACCTATGTGGCAGAGCTGAAAGATGGTGAGGTAACCGAATGGGAAATCACGCCTGAAGCTGTCGATATCGAATCGCAAACCTTAACCGGTTTAAGCGTGGAAAATGCTGCAGGTAGTCTAGCGCTAATCAAAGATGCACTTGGCAAGAAAAAATCAACATTGGGTGAAAAAGCAGCCAATATGATTGCCTTAAATGCCGGTGCTGGTCTATATGTGTCAGGCTTGGCAAGCAGCTATAAAATGGGTGTAGCACTGGCACACGACATTATCTATGGCGGTCAGGCTTTAGAGAAAATGGGCATTTTGGCTGAATTTACCAAAACTTTGAAAGAATACGACGCATAAGGCAGCAGGAAGAATTAATCATGGTTGATATCGCAAATACGATTCTAGGTAAGATCGTAGACCGTAAGAAAGAAGAATTCGCTGCGCGTCTAAAGCAAAAAAGTTATAAAGATGTAGAAGAGCTGGCGCAAGGCGCAACATCTGTTCGTGGTTTTGCTCAATCCCTACTGTCTAAGCGTCCAGGGGTGATTGCAGAAATCAAGAAAGCTTCTCCATCTAAAGGGATTATTCGAGAGAAATTTAATCCTGCTGAAATTGCAGCACAGTATCAGGAAGCTGGTGCAGCCTGTCTTTCTGTACTGACCGATGTCGATTTCTTCCAGGGTGCTGATGAGAATATTCAGATTGCCCGTTCACACTGCGACTTGCCTGCGCTGCGTAAGGACTTCCTGATTGATCCTTATGGTGTCATCGAATCGCGTGCTTTACATGCAGACTGTATCCTGCTGATTGTGGCTTGTCTATCAGATCAGCAACTGGAAGAAATGTCGAAGACTGCTTTCGAGCATAATCTAGATGTGCTGGTTGAAGTACATGATGAAGAAGAATTATCACGTGCTTTAAAACTTTCAGATCGCTGCTTACTGGGTGTGAATAACCGTAACCTGAAAACCTTTGATGTTGA encodes:
- a CDS encoding anthranilate synthase component II; translated protein: MLLMIDNYDSFTYNIVQYFGELNQEVKVVRNDAVTLEDIERWQPKYLVIGPGPCSPSEAGISIPAIQHFSGKIPLLGVCLGHQSIGQAFGGDIVRAKRVMHGRLSDMYHSDKGIFSNLPSPFSATRYHSLVIDQATLPECLEVTCWTNEADGSMEEIMGVKHKTLPVEGVQFHPESILSQHGHQIFKNFLEIYA
- the trpD gene encoding anthranilate phosphoribosyltransferase; its protein translation is MNIQQALNNITKNIELTQPQMETVMRTIMNGEATDAQIGALMMGLRLKGESIDEITAAARVMREFAIKIDVSDVPYLVDIVGTGGDGQNLFNVSTASAFVISAAGASIAKHGNRGVSSNSGSSDVLEQAGIRLDLNMQQTERCIREMGVGFLFAPNHHKAMKYAAGPRRELGFRSIFNLLGPLTNPAGVKRYVIGVFSTELCRPMAEVLKQLGAEHVMVVHSKDGLDEISLASSTYVAELKDGEVTEWEITPEAVDIESQTLTGLSVENAAGSLALIKDALGKKKSTLGEKAANMIALNAGAGLYVSGLASSYKMGVALAHDIIYGGQALEKMGILAEFTKTLKEYDA
- the trpC gene encoding indole-3-glycerol phosphate synthase TrpC, which encodes MVDIANTILGKIVDRKKEEFAARLKQKSYKDVEELAQGATSVRGFAQSLLSKRPGVIAEIKKASPSKGIIREKFNPAEIAAQYQEAGAACLSVLTDVDFFQGADENIQIARSHCDLPALRKDFLIDPYGVIESRALHADCILLIVACLSDQQLEEMSKTAFEHNLDVLVEVHDEEELSRALKLSDRCLLGVNNRNLKTFDVDLNTSLRLKKLLDPSRLLVTESGIATPTDVAMMQEHDIHAFLVGESFMKQPRPDHAFRELFGEPEAV